A genomic segment from Nicotiana tabacum cultivar K326 chromosome 7, ASM71507v2, whole genome shotgun sequence encodes:
- the LOC107764554 gene encoding uncharacterized protein LOC107764554 yields the protein MADKFVTAHAGAKKTEAMVNDIFAIRQSPGEGFRDFLARFNRVIMSLSNILERMAVSAFQNGLNRSGSRETKKLLNRLMKYPPTTWEEIHNSYYAEVREDEDDLNGPTQQLTSVQMESGKDRRNDNRRDHAGPCLNRERHQPYTRTAAIAPPLPSRYSDGSPMPQIGTHRNERGMPQLLSANNFCVSPSEIVYALEKLSLKVKWPLNMMSDPNTKKSNTLCEFYQERGHKTEDCIALRQEVVNMLNQGNLRDLMSDRERANFARG from the coding sequence ATGGCTGACAAGTTCGTCACCGCCCATGCAGGGGCCAAGAAAACGGAAGCCATGGTGAATGACATATTCGCCATTAGACAGTCACCTGGTGAAGGAtttagggacttcctcgcccgatTCAACAGAGTGATAATGAGCCTCTCGAATATATTAGAGAGGATGGCAGTATCAGCTTTCCAAAACGGGCTGAACAGAAGCGGGTCGAGGGAGACCAAAAAACTGTTGAACAGACTTATGAAGTACCCTCCCACCACTTGGGAAGAAATACATAATTCTTATTATGCCGAGGTAAGAGAGGACGAGGATGACCTTAATGGGCCAACCCAGCAGTTGACATCGGTCCAGATGGAGTCGGGAAAAGACCGCAGAAACGACAACAGAAGGGATCATGCCGGCCCATGCCTAAATCGTGAAAGACACCAGCCGTACACTAGAACGGCCGCCATAGCACCCCCTCTCCCCTCCCGCTATAGTGACGGCTCACCCATGCCACAAATAGGGACTCACcgaaacgaaagaggtatgcctcaaCTGTTATCTGCTAATAACTTCTGTGTTTCTCCTTCAGAGATAGTCTACGCTCTAGAGAAGCTTAGCCTTAAGGTGAAATGGCCACTAAATATGATGTCCGACCCAAACACCAAAAAGTCGAATACCCTCTGTGAATTCTATCAGGAGCGAggccacaagaccgaggattgcatcGCCTTGAGACAGGAGGTAGTAAACATGCTCAACCAGGGGAATTTGAGAGATCTGATGAGTGACcgagaaagagcaaactttgctCGTGGATGA